GAGCCGGATGGAAAACCCAGATCCCGGGTAGGCGCCGGGATGCTCTGCCTGGATCGTGATCCCAGCTGGATGGATAGCCCAGATCCCGGGAGGACCCCTGGGCCTCGAGCGTGGTCCGAGCCGGATGGAAAACCCAGATGCCGGGTGGACGCCGGGATGCTCGGCCTGGATCGGGAGCTGAGAGGGGTGGAAAACCCGCATCCCGGGAGGACCCCTGGGCCTCCAGCGTGGTCCGAGCCGGACGGAAAACCCAGATCCCGGACGGACGCCGGGATGCTCGGCCTGGATCGTGATCCCAGCTGGATGGATAGCCCAGATCCCGGGAGGACCCCTGGGCCTCGAGCGTGGTCCGAGCCGGACGGAAAACCCAGATCCCGGATGGACGCTGGGATGCTCGGCCTGGATCGTGATCCAAGAAGGGTGGAAAATCCAGATCCCGGGAGGACCCCTGGGCCTCCAGCGTGGTCCGAGCCGGATGGAAAACCCAGATCCCGGGTAGGCGCCGGGATGCTCTGCCTGGATCGTGATCCCAGCTGGATGGATAGCCCAGATCCCGGGAGGACCCCTGGGCCTCGAGCGTGGTCCGAGCCGGATGGAAAACCCAGATGCCGGGTGGACGCCGGGATGCTCGGCCTGGATCGGGAGCTGAGAGGGGTGGAAAACCCGCATCCCGGGAGGACCCCTGGGCCTCCAGCGTGGTCCGAGCCGGACGGAAAACCCAGATCCCGGACGGACGCCGGGATGCTCGGCCTGGATCGTGATCCCAGCTGGATGGATAGCCCAGATCCCGGGAGGACCCCTGGGCCTCGAGCGTGGTCCGAGCCGGATGGAAAACCCAGATCCCGGATGGACGCCGGGATGCTCGGCCTGGATCGTGATCCCAGCTGGATGGATAGCCCAGATCCCGGGAGGACCCCTGGGCCTTGACCGTGGTCCGAACCGGATGGAAAACCCAGATCCCGGATGGACGCCGGGATGCGCAGCCTTGATCGTGTTCGGAAAACCCAGAGCCCGGGAGGACCCCGGGGCCTTCGGCCTCGACGGCGGTCCAAACGGGATGGAAAATCCGGATCCCGGGATGGTCCTCGGACCCTCGGACCTGACCGTGATCCAAGATGGATGGAAAATCCGGAGCCCGGGAGGACCCCGGGACCCTCGGCCTTGATCGTGATCCGAGATGGAAGGAAAACCCACATCCCGGGAGGACCCCGGGACCCTGGGCCTTGACCGTGATCCGAGCCGGATGGAAAACCCACATCCCGGGAGGACCCCGGGACCCTGGGCCTTGACCGTGATCCGAGCCGGATGGAAAACCCACATCCCGGGAGGACGCCGGGACCCTCGGCCTTGACCGTGATCCGAGCTGGATGGAAAACCCAGATCCCGGGAGGACCCAGGGACCCTCAGCCTTGACCGTGGTCCGAGCGGGATGGAGAAACCGGAGTCTTCGACCACCCGGGACCGGAATCCTCCACCAGCCGGTACCCTCGGCCTTGACGGAGGTCCCAGCCGGATGGAAAACCGGGATCCGGGGAGGACCCCGGGACCCTCGGCCTCGACGGCGGTCCCAGCTGGATGGAAAAATCGGGAGCCCGGGAGGACCCCGGGACCCTCGGCCTTGACCGTGGTGCGAGCGGGATGGAAAAACCGGAATCCTCGACCACCCGGGACCCCCGGCCTTGACCAGAGTCCGATCCGGAGGGAAATCCCGGATCCCGGGAGGACCCCGGGACCCTCGGCCTTCACTGTGACCCGAGCTCCGTGGACAATCCGGGGCCCTTGAGGGCCCCGGGACCCGTGGCCTTGACCGTGGCCTGAGTTGGAGGGAAAATCCGGATACCGGGAGAATCCCGGGACCCTCGGCCTCGACCGTGGTCCGAAGGGGATGGAGAACCCGGAGCCCGTGATGATCCCGGCGCCCTCGGCCTCGACCGCGGTCCGGACGGGATGGAGAACACGGAGCCCGTGATGATCCCGGCGCCCTCGGCCTCGACCGCGGTCCGGACGGGATGGAGAACCCGGAGCCCGGGATGATCCCGGCGCCCTCGGCCTCGACCGCGGTCCGGACGGGATGGAGAACCCGGAGCCCGGGGTGATCCCGGGACCCTCGGCCTCGACCGCGGTCCGAACGGGATGGAGAACCCGGAGCCCGGGGTGATCCCGGGACCCTCGGCCTCGACCgagggtcaaggagggaaaaCACGGATGGAGTTTTCCACCCAGCAGGATGGAAAACTCAGAGCCCGGGAGGACCCCGGTGCCCTCGACCGGATGGAAAACCGGGATCCGGGGAGGACCCGGGAGACCCGCATCCTCGACGGCGGTCCGAGCCGGAGGGCAAATCCGGACACCGGGAGGGCCCCGGGACCCTCGGCCTCGACCGCGGTCCGAACGGGATGGAGAACCCGGAGCCCGGGATGATCCCGGGACCCTCGACCGAGGGTCACGGATGGGAAACACGGATGGAGTTTTCCGATGGAAAACGCAGAGCCCGGGAGGACCGCGGTCCGAACCGGATGGAAGACCGGGATCCGGGGAGGACTCAGGAGACCCGCATCCTCGACGGCGGTCCGAGCCCGGGAGGGCCCCGGGTCCCTCAGTCTTCCCGTTTCTCGGGGCGGGATGGAGAACCCGGGATCCCGGACGCCGCATCCCGTCGCCACCCGAGCCGGACGGGAAATCCCGgggtccggcccggcccccgccccccgactgCCGACCCAACCGGGCGGGAGAGCGGCCTTCCCAATCCCGGTGTCCCCACGTCCGTCCGCGCCGGGAAAAGATGGAATAAAGGCAGAATGGCCCTGGGTCCCGTCCGGTCTCTtctcggggggcgggagggggaccggagagggttggggggggtcgTCGgggcgacaataataataataataatgataatggcgtttattaagcgcttactacgtgccaagcgctgtgctaagcgctggggaggttgcaaggcgatcgggtcgtcccacggttttcaatccccattttccagatgaggaaactgaggcccagagaagggaagcgacccgCCCAGAGCCGCACAGCCGAcgaccggcggagccgggatttgaacccctgacaccGGCGCGGCTCGGTGGGTAGAATCCGGGCTTGGGGGGGTCCCGggtcccgggttcgaatcccggccccgccgattgTCCGCCGGgcgacttggggcgagtcgccgCCCTTCCCGTCTCTGTAcgctgccaacttgaacttcccaagcgcttagtacggtgctctgcacactggaagcgctcaataaatacgattgatgatgacaacctcatcacctcgtatcccccccccccccccccaccagcgcttagaacagtgcttggcacagagtaataataataatcacaaaaataataataataataataataataatggtatttgttaagcgaataataataatagtatttgctaagcgcttactatgtgccaagcactgtcctaagcgctggggaggttacaaggtgatggggttgtcccccggggggctcacggtcttcatccccattttccagatgagggaactgaggcccagagaagcgactcgcccaatgtcacccagccggtaatcggcagagccgggattcgaacccaggacctcgggctcccaagcccgggctctttccgctgagccacgctgcttctctaataataataataataataataataataataataataataataatgatggtatttgttaagcgcttactatgtgccaagcactgtgctaagcgccggggaggttacaaggtgatgaggtggtcccccggggggctcccggtcttcatccccattttccagatgagggaactgaggcccagagaagggaagcgactcgcccaaggtcacccagctgacaatcggcagaggcgggattcgaacccaggacctcggactcccaagcccgggctctttccgctgagccgcgctgcttctctagtaataataataaataataataataataataataataatgatggcatttgttaagcgcttactatgtgcccagcactgttctaagcgctggcggggggatacaaagtgatgaggttgtcccccggggggctcccagtcttcatccccattttccagatgagggaactgaggcccagagaagtgaagcgactcgcccaaggtcacccagctgacgatcggcggagtcgggattcgaacccaggacctcggactcccaagcccgggctctttccgctgagccacgctgcttctctaataataataataataataattaataataataataataataatgatggtatttgttaagcgcttactatgtgccaagcgctgtcctaagtgccggggaggttacaaggtgatggggttgtcccccggggggctcccggtcttcatccccattttccagatgagggaactgaggcccagagaagggaagcgactcgcccaaggtcacccagctgataatcggcagagccgggattcgaacccaggacctcggactcccaagcccgggctctttccgctgggccacgctgcttctctagtaataataataataaataataataataataataataataataataataatggtatttgttaagcgcttactatgggggctcacaatcttcatccccattttccagatgagggaactgaggcccacagaagtgagactcgcccaaagtcacccagctgataatcggcagagctgggattcgaacccaggacctcggactcccaaacccgggctctttccgctgagccacgctgcttctctaataataataataataataaaataataataataataataataataataataatgatgatgatgatgatgatgatgatgatgatgatgatggcatttattaagcgcttactatgtgccaagcactgttctaagcgccggggaggttacaaggtgatggggtggtcccccggggggctcccagtcttcatccccattttccagatgagggaactgaggcccagagaagggaagtgactcgcccaaagtcacccagccgacacttaatttctctgggcctcagtttcctcctctggaaaatggggatgaagaccgtgagccccccccgggggacaaccccatcaccttgtcacctccccagcgcttagaacagtgcttggcacgaagtaagcgcttaataaatgccatcattattattatcattattattattattagaaaccaatcaatagtatgtgaGCACTAGCCGTGTgaaagtactggtctaagcgcttgggagagtaataataataataataataacaataataataataatggcatttattaagcgcttactacgtgccaagcactgttctaagcgctggggaggtaataacaataataataatggcatttattaagcgcttactacgtgcaaagcactgttctaagcgccggggaggtaataacgataataatgatagcatttattataatactcataatgagagcattttttaagcgcttactatgtgcaaagcgctgttctaagcgctggggaggtaataatggtaataatgagagcatttattataataataatgagagcatttattaagcgcttactatgtgcaaagcactgttctaagcgcctgggagataataatgagagcatttattaagcgcttactatgtgcaaagcgctgttctaggcccCGGGGaggtaataaggataataatgagagcatttattagaataataatattgagagcatttattaagcgcttactacgtgcaaagcactgctctaagcgcctgggaggtaataatgataataatgatagcatttattataatactaataatgagagcatttattaagcgcttactatgtgcaaagcgctgttctaggcgccggggaggtaataatgataataatgagagcatttattaagcgcttactatgtgcaaagcactgttctaggcgcctgggaggtaataaggataataatgagagcatttgttataatactaataatgagagcatttattaagcgcttactgtgtgcaaagcactgttctaagcacctgggagataataatgagagcatttattaagcgctaactatatgcaaagcgctgttctaggcgccggggaggtaataacgataataatgagagcatttattataataataataatgagagcatttattaagcgcttactatgtgcaaagcactgttctaagcgccggggaggtaataatgatagcatttattaagcgcttactatgtgcaaagcactgctctaagcgcctgggaggtaataatgataataatgagagcatttattaagcgcttactatgtgcaaagcactgttctaagctccggggaggtaataaggataataatgagagcatttataataataataataataatgagagcatttattaaaagcgcttactatgtgcaaagcactgttctaagcgcctgggaggtaatagggataataatgagagcatttattataataataataatgagagcatttattaaccgcttactatgtgcaaagcactgttctaggcgccggggaggtaataacgataataatgagagcatttattataataataataatgagagcatttattaagcgcttactatgtgcaaagcactgttctgagcgccggggaggtaataacgataataatgagagcatttattataataataataatgagagcctttattaagcgcttactatgtgcaaagcactgttctaggcgccggggaggtaataaggataataatgagagcatttattataataataataatgagagcatttattaagcgcttactacgtgcaaagcactgttctaagcgccggggagataataatgagagcatttattaagcgctcactatgtgcaaagcgctgttctaggcgccggggaggtaataaggataataatgagagcatttatgataataataataataataataatgagagcatttattaagcgcttactatgtgcaaagcactgctgtaagcgctggtgaggtaataaggataataatgagagcatttattataataataataatgagagcatttattaagcgcttactatgtgcaaggcactgttctaagcgcctgggaggtaataaggataataatgagagcatttattataatactaataatgagagcatttattaagcgcttactatgtgcaaggcactgttctaagcgcctgggaggtaataaggataataatgagagcatttgttataatactaataatgagagcatttattaagcgcttactatgtgcaaggcactgttctaagcgcctgggaggtaataaggataataatgagagcatttgttataatactaataatgagagcatttattaagcgcttactatgtgcaaagcgctgttctaagcgcctgggaggtaataaggataataatgagagcatttattataatactaataatgagagcattttattaagcgcttactatgtgcaaagcgctgctctaagcgcctgggcggtaataaagataataatgagagcattttattaagcgcttactatgtgcaaagcactgttctaagcgctggggaggtaataaggataataatgagagcatttattataataataataataatgagagcatttattaagcgcttactacgtgcaaagcactgttctaagcgcctgggagataataatgagagcatttattaagcgcttactatgtgcaaagcactgttctaggcgcctgggaggtaataaggataataatgagggcatttattataaaaataataatgatagcatttattaagtgcttactatgtgcaaagcgctgttctaggcccCGGGgaggtaataacgataataatgagagcatttattataataataataatgagagcctttattaagcgcttactatgtgcaaagcgctgttctaagcgccggggaggtgataatgataataatgagagcatttattaagcgcttactacgtgcaaagagctgttctaagcgcctgggtggtaataacgataataatgagagcatttattataatactaataatgagagcattaattgagctcttactatgtgcaaagcgctgttctaagcgcctgggaggtaataacgataataatgatagcatttattataatactaataatgagagcatttattaggcgcttactatgtgcaaagcgctgttctaggcgccggggaggtaataacgataataatgatagcatttattataataataataatgagagcatttattaagcgcttactacgtgcaaagcactgttctaagcgcctgggagataataatgagagcatttattaagcgcttactatgtgcaaagcactgttctaggcgccggggaggtaataaggataataatgagagcatttattataataataatcataatgataacatttattaagcgcttactatgtgcaaagcactgttctaagcgcctgggagataaTAAGGacaataatgagagcatttataataataataataatgatagcatttattaagcgtttactatgtgcaaagcactgttctaagcgctgggggggatacaaggtgatcaggttgtcccacgggggggctcgcagtcttcacccccattttacagatgaggtgactgaggctcagagaagtgaagtgacttccaaggtcacacaacagacatcaatcaatcaatcaatcaatcaatcgtatttattgagcgcttactgtgtgcagggcactgtactaagcgcttgggaagtacaagtacaagattccagacctgtggtggagccgggattcgaacccatgacctctgactccaaaaccagtgctctttccactgagccacacggcttctctataataataataatggcattttattaagcgcttactacgtgccaagcactgttctaagcgccggggaggatacaaggtgatcaggttgtcccacgggggggctcgcagtcttcacccccattttacagatgaggtaactgaggcacaagagaaaaataaaataaatgatggcctttgctaagcgcttactatgtgcaaagcgctgttctaagcgctggggagggtacaaggtgatcaggttgtcccccgggggggctcacagtcttcacccccattttacagatgaggtaactgaggctcagagaagttaagtgacttccaaggtcacacaacagacatcaatcaatcaatcaatcaatcaatcgtatttattgagcgcttactgtgtgcagggcactgtactaagcgcttgggaagtacaagtacaagattccagacctgtggtggagccgggattcgaacccatgacctctgactccaaaaccggtgctctttccactgagccacacggcttctctataataataataataatggcattttattaagcgcttactatgtgccaagcactgttctaagcgccggggaggatacaaggtgatcaggttgtcccacgggggggtcacagtcttcacccccattttacagatgaggtaactgaggcacaagagaaaaataaaataaatgatggcctttgttaagcgcttactatgtgcaaagcactgttctaagcgctggggaggatacaaggtgatcaggttgtcccacgggggggctcgcagtcttcacccccattttacagatgaggtaactgaggcacaagagaaaaatagaataaaatcaatgatggcctttgttaagcgcttactatgtgcaaagcactgttctaagcgctggggaggatacaaggtgatcaggttgtcccacgggggggctcgcagtcttcacccccattttacagatgaggtaactgaggcacaagagaaaaatagaataaaatcaatgatggcctttgttaagcgcttactatgtgcaaagcactgttctaagcgctggtggggatacaaggtgatcaggttgtcccacgtggggctcacagtcttcatccccattttacagatgaggtaactgaggcccagagaagttaagtgacttccaaggtcacacaacagacatcaatcaatcgatcaatcaatcaatcgtatttactgagcgcttactgtgtgcagagcactgtactaagcgcttgggaagtacaagtacaagattccagacatgtggtggagtcgggattcgaacccatgacctctgactccaaaaccagtgctctttccactgagccacgctgcttctctataataataataataataatgatggcattttattaagcgcttactatgtgccaagcactgttctaagcgccgggggggatacaaggtgatcaggttgtcccacggggggctcacagtcttcacccccattttacagatgaggtaactgaggcacaagagaaaaataaaataaatgatggcctttgctaagcgcttactatgtgcaaagcactgttctaagcgccgggggggatacagggtgatcaggttgtcccacggggggggctcacggtcttcacccccattttacagatgaggtaactgaggcacaagagaaaaatagaataaatgatggcctttgctaagcgcttactatgtgcaaagcactgttctaagcgccgggggggatacaaggtgatcaggttgtcccacgggggggctcgcagtcttcatccccattttacagatgaggtaactgaggcacaagagaaaa
The sequence above is a segment of the Tachyglossus aculeatus isolate mTacAcu1 unplaced genomic scaffold, mTacAcu1.pri scaffold_131_arrow_ctg1, whole genome shotgun sequence genome. Coding sequences within it:
- the LOC119922941 gene encoding collagen alpha-1(I) chain-like, with product MENPEPGVIPGPSASTAVRTGWRTRSPVFHPAGWKTQSPGGPRCPRPDGKPGSGEDPGDPHPRRRSEPEGKSGHREGPGTLGLDRGPNGMENPEPGMIPGPSTEGHGWETRMEFSDGKRRAREDRGPNRMEDRDPGRTQETRILDGGPSPGGPRVPQSSRFSGRDGEPGIPDAASRRHPSRTGNPGVRPGPRPPTADPTGRESGLPNPGVPTSVRAGKRWNKGRMALGPGWGGSSGRQ